A genomic segment from Triticum dicoccoides isolate Atlit2015 ecotype Zavitan chromosome 1A, WEW_v2.0, whole genome shotgun sequence encodes:
- the LOC119318887 gene encoding uncharacterized protein LOC119318887 has translation MAGGQVTAHRAFLLCNYLLLGAASGCIFLTLSLRLVPSPSGLLLVFLHALTAVFAAAGCSGSFTTPTAGAGAQHTAHTAGAVLTAIFQGAAAVLAFTRTADFLAELRSYVREDDGAVILRLVGGLGAAIFVLEWASLALAFALRLSEDGGEEATDGGEYSKSLPSGYHV, from the coding sequence ATGGCTGGTGGGCAAGTGACGGCGCACAGGGCGTTCCTGCTCTGCAACTACTTGCTTCTGGGCGCGGCGTCGGGCTGCATCTTCCTCACACTCTCGCTCCGCCTTGTCCCATCCCCGTCCGGCCTGCTCCTCGTCTTCCTCCACGCGCTCACCGCGGTCTTTGCCGCGGCTGGCTGCTCGGGCTCCTTCACTACCCCCACAGCCGGCGCCGGAGCCCAGCACACTGCACATACCGCCGGTGCCGTCCTCACTGCCATCTTCCAGGGTGCTGCAGCCGTGCTCGCATTCACCCGCACGGCTGACTTCCTCGCCGAGCTGCGGTCCTACGTCCGGGAGGACGACGGCGCGGTTATCCTCAGGCTCGTCGGCGGTCTTGGCGCCGCCATCTTCGTGCTCGAGTGGGCCTCGCTCGCACTCGCCTTCGCTCTTCGGCTCAGCGAAGACGGCGGCGAGGAGGCAACCGACGGTGGCGAGTACAGCAAGAGCTTGCCGTCTGGCTACCACGTCTGA